A section of the Carya illinoinensis cultivar Pawnee chromosome 12, C.illinoinensisPawnee_v1, whole genome shotgun sequence genome encodes:
- the LOC122289919 gene encoding phytosulfokine receptor 2-like, which yields MASQRFVPMTFLKWVCFACFLCSSLGLNSPASSCDPHDLLALKEFAGNLTNGSIVTSWSNESNCCKWEGVVCENVKGNLSIASRVTKLFLSKMGLKGTVSHSMFRLDQLKWLDLSNNHLDGELPPDLSNLKQLEVLDLSHNILSGPVLVALSGLESIQILNISSNSFNGHVVELGALPNLLEFNISNNSFTGRFDSHICSSSNGVQTIDLSANHLVGGLEALDNCSTSLRILHLDFNSLSGPLPDSLYTLSALEQLSVSANTFSGKLSKKLSKLSNLKALVISENQFSGKLPNVFGALTKLEVLVAHSNWFSGSLPATLELCSKLRVLDLRNNSFMGPIDLNFTGLPNLCTLDLATNRFSGPLPNSLSNCRELKILSLAKNELTGPIPENLAQLGSLLFLSISNNSFGNLSAALSVLQHCKNLTTLILTKNFHGEEIPQNVSGFESLMILALGNCALKGQIPGWLLSCRKLQVLDLSWNYLDGVVPSWIGQMENLFYLDFSNNSLTGEIPPSLTELKSLVFLNRSSSNLTASTGIPLYVKRNKSASGLQYNQAKSFPPAIYLSNNRISGMVSPEIGRLKELHVLDLSRNNITGAIPSSISEMRNLEALDLSYNNFSGTIPPSFSKLTFLSKFSVAYNHLHGAIPSGGQFSSFPNSSFEGNLGLCGQIDSCDVEGNTGLEPVIPSGSNSKFGRSNIFGITISIGVGLAVLLAMTLLKMSRRDVGDPIDNFDEELSRPRRLSEALGCSKLVLFQNADCKDLTVADLLKSTNNFNQANIIGCGGFGLVYKASFPNGTKAAIKRLSGDCGQMEREFQAEVEALSRAQHKNLVALQGYCRYANDRLLIYSYMENGSLDYWLHENVDGGSLLKWDVRLKIAQGAAHGLAYLHKGCKPNIVHRDIKSSNILLDESFEAHLADFGLSRLLQPYDTHVTTDLVGTLGYIPPEYSQTLTATFRGDVYSFGVVILELLTGKRPMEVCKGKNCRNLVSWVFQMKYEKREEEIIDSAIWDMDHEKQLLEVLGIACKCIDQDPRQRPSIEQVVSWLDGVGFKDAQQ from the coding sequence ATGGCGTCGCAGCGGTTTGTTCCGATGACTTTCCTCAAATGGGTATGCTTTGCGTGCTTTCTTTGTTCATCGTTGGGTTTGAACAGCCCAGCCTCGTCCTGTGATCCACACGATCTGTTGGCACTGAAGGAGTTTGCAGGGAACCTCACAAACGGCTCCATTGTTACAAGCTGGTCCAATGAATCCAACTGCTGCAAATGGGAGGGTGTTGTCTGTGAGAATGTAAAGGGAAATCTTTCAATTGCCAGTAGGGTGACCAAATTGTTTCTCTCCAAAATGGGTCTCAAAGGGACAGTTTCACACTCTATGTTTCGTTTGGACCAGTTGAAGTGGCTTGATCTTTCAAACAACCATCTCGATGGTGAATTGCCCCCAGACCTCTCAAACTTGAAGCAGCTGGAAGTTCTTGATTTGAGCCATAACATTCTTTCAGGACCAGTTTTAGTGGCGCTTTCTGGTCTTGAATCCATTCAGATACTTAACATCTCTAGCAATTCATTCAATGGGCATGTTGTCGAACTTGGCGCATTGCCAAACCTTCTTGAGTTCAACATTAGCAACAATTCATTCACCGGCCGGTTTGATTCTCACATTTGCAGTTCCTCCAATGGGGTTCAGACTATTGACTTGTCTGCGAACCATTTGGTGGGCGGTCTTGAAGCCTTGGACAATTGCAGCACATCTCTGCGAATATTACATTTGGATTTCAATTCTCTTTCAGGGCCTCTACCTGATTCCTTGTATACTCTGTCAGCTTTGGAGCAACTCTCGGTCTCAGCGAACACTTTTTCTGGCAAGTTAAGCAAGAAGCTAAGTAAGCTCTCTAATCTTAAAGCTTTAGTCATTTCTGAAAACCAATTTTCTGGCAAACTGCCAAATGTGTTTGGGGCCCTTACAAAGCTAGAAGTCTTAGTTGCGCACTCGAATTGGTTTTCTGGGTCATTGCCAGCTACCCTTGAACTCTGCTCAAAGCTTAGAGTTCTTGATCTTCGTAACAACTCGTTCATGGGTCCTATTGATCTTAATTTCACTGGGTTGCCCAATCTCTGCACACTTGATCTTGCCACTAATCGTTTTTCTGGGCCTCTTCCAAATTCTCTATCTAATTGCCGTGAACTGAAGATTTTGAGCCTTGCTAAGAATGAATTGACTGGCCCGATCCCTGAAAATTTGGCACAGCTCGGGTCACTGTTGTTTCTTTCAATATCAAACAACAGCTTTGGGAACCTATCTGCAGCACTATCTGTGCTGCAGCATTGCAAAAATCTCACCACTCTTATCCTTACGAAGAACTTCCATGGTGAAGAAATTCCACAAAATGTGAGTGGGTTTGAGAGCTTGATGATTTTAGCGCTTGGGAATTGCGCTCTGAAAGGCCAAATCCCAGGTTGGTTATTGAGCTGTAGGAAGTTGCAAGTCCTGGATTTGTCTTGGAATTACTTGGATGGTGTTGTCCCTTCTTGGATTGGTCAGATGgagaatttgttttatttggacTTCTCAAATAATTCTCTCACAGGTGAAATCCCACCAAGTTTGACAGAGCTAAAGAGCCTTGTTTTTTTAAATCGCAGTTCGTCAAATCTTACTGCTTCTACTGGCATTCCGCTCTATGTAAAGCGTAACAAGAGTGCTAGTGGTCTGCAATACAACCAGGCCAAAAGTTTCCCCCCCGCAATATACTTGAGCAATAACAGAATAAGCGGAATGGTATCCCCTGAAATTGGAAGGCTAAAAGAGCTACATGTTTTAGATTTGAGCAGAAACAACATAACTGGTGCCATACCTAGCTCCATTTCTGAGATGAGGAACTTAGAAGCATTggatttatcatataataactTTTCTGGAACTATCCCACCGTCATTCAGCAAGCTCACATTCTTGTCAAAGTTTAGCGTGGCGTATAACCACTTGCATGGAGCAATTCCAAGCGGGGGTCAGTTCTCTAGCTTTCCCAACTCAAGCTTTGAGGGCAACCTGGGACTTTGTGGGCAAATAGATTCTTGTGATGTTGAGGGGAATACTGGACTAGAACCTGTTATTCCTTCTGGTTCAAACAGTAAATTTGGTCGAAGCAACATCTTTGGCATAACGATCAGTATTGGTGTTGGATTGGCTGTGCTACTTGCAATGACTCTGCTTAAAATGTCCAGGAGGGATGTGGGGGATCCAATTGATAACTTTGATGAGGAACTCAGCAGGCCACGCAGATTATCTGAAGCACTTGGGTGTTCAAAGCTGGTACTCTTTCAGAATGCAGATTGCAAAGATCTCACAGTTGCAGACTTGTTGAAATCTACCAACAATTTCAACCAAGCGAACATAATTGGTTGCGGTGGATTTGGTCTGGTTTACAAAGCCAGCTTTCCTAATGGAACAAAAGCTGCAATCAAGAGACTTTCTGGGGATTGCGGTCAGATGGAACGTGAATTCCAAGCTGAAGTGGAAGCCCTGTCAAGAGCTCAGCATAAAAATCTCGTTGCTCTTCAAGGTTATTGCCGATATGCGAATGACAGATTGTTGATTTACTCCTACATGGAGAATGGAAGCTTGGATTATTGGCTGCATGAGAATGTTGATGGGGGTTCACTTCTAAAATGGGATGTAAGGCTCAAGATAGCTCAAGGTGCAGCTCATGGATTGGCTTACTTGCACAAGGGTTGTAAGCCAAACATAGTTCATCGAGACATAAAATCTAGCAACATCCTTTTGGATGAAAGTTTTGAAGCTCATTTGGCTGATTTTGGTCTCTCAAGGCTACTGCAACCTTATGATACTCACGTTACTACGGATTTGGTTGGTACCTTGGGTTATATCCCTCCTGAATATAGTCAAACTTTAACGGCAACTTTCAGGGGTGATGTCTATAGTTTTGGAGTAGTTATTCTCGAGCTTCTTACTGGTAAAAGGCCTATGGAAGTTTGCAAAGGAAAAAACTGCAGGAACTTGGTGTCTTGGGTGTTTCAGATGAAATATGAGAAGAGAGAGGAGGAAATTATAGATTCAGCTATATGGGATATGGATCATGAGAAACAGCTCTTAGAGGTGCTTGGTATTGCCTGTAAATGCATAGATCAAGATCCAAGACAGAGGCCCTCTATTGAGCAAGTTGTTTCGTGGCTTGATGGTGTTGGATTTAAAGATGCACAGCAATGA
- the LOC122290358 gene encoding uncharacterized protein LOC122290358, which translates to MDYFSRTTSCHRAHERVNAVAEGRNVTSVLPENTGDKKNASTNYEAKDQAQRINDDDDMSGVTGFVVDTARQCVTKAMDRAEDVGETVKEAMDSAFDVTKETTSTQNMKDTVVVVADTNVVDTTEYRSIQDAAKHAFEGASS; encoded by the exons ATGGATTACTTCTCCCGTACTACTTCTTGTCACCGTGCTCATGAA CGTGTCAATGCCGTAGCAGAAGGGAGAAATGTGACATCAGTACTGCCAGAAAACACGGGGGACAAAAAGAATGCAAGCACTAATTATGAGGCCAAAGATCAAGCACAAAGAATCAACGATGATGATGATATGAGTGGCGTGACAGGTTTTGTGGTCGACACAGCGAGACAATGCGTTACGAAGGCAATGGACAGGGCGGAGGATGTTGGAGAGACGGTTAAGGAGGCAATGGACAGCGCTTTTGACGTAACAAAGGAAACTACTTCGACCCAAAATATGAAAGACACAGTTGTCGTGGTGGCCGATACTAATGTAGTTGATACCACCGAGTATAGAAGCATTCAAGATGCGGCGAAGCATGCATTTGAAGGTGCTAGCTCATGA
- the LOC122290331 gene encoding squamosa promoter-binding protein 1 isoform X1, protein MEAKGYEGKQTFKEKVNKETVVEEDGDDDLDDEEGGRAEMIGFADNGRKKTVAVVSVKRGSGAGAGGVSSPPCCQAEKCGADLTDAKRYHRRHKVCEFHSKAPVVIVAGQRQRFCQQCSSVIGRSRFHELPEFDEAKRSCRRRLAGHNERRRKGSAESSGEGSSHKGIGQQSKESQIRQGDDQRSRIQVTVPRNNFSYKHLQIR, encoded by the exons ATGGAGGCTAAGGGTTATGAAGGCAAGCAAACTTTCAAAGAGAAGGTGAACAAGGAGACCGTGGTCGAGGAAGATGGAGATGATGACTTGGATGATGAAGAAGGAGGCCGAGCTGAAATGATAGGTTTTGCAGATAATGGGAGAAAGAAAACAGTTGCTGTTGTCTCAGTGAAAAGAGGGTCCGGTGCAGGTGCTGGTGGGGTGTCATCACCGCCATGTTGCCAGGCAGAGAAGTGTGGAGCAGATTTGACTGATGCAAAGCGGTACCATCGCCGTCATAAGGTGTGTGAGTTTCATTCAAAGGCACCCGTGGTGATTGTTGCAGGACAGCGGCAACGGTTTTGTCAGCAATGCAGCAG TGTAATTGGACGTAGTAGGTTCCATGAGCTACCCGAGTTTGATGAAGCAAAAAGAAGCTGCCGCAGACGCTTGGCCGGACATAATGAGCGGCGTCGAAAGGGTTCAGCCGAATCTAGTGGAGAAGGCTCAAGCCACAAAGGGATTGGTCAACAGTCAAAGGAAAGTCAGATTAGGCAAGGTGATGATCAAAGGAGCAGAATTCAAGTCACAGTACCCAGGAATAATTTCAGTTACAAGCATCTCCAGATAAGATAA
- the LOC122290331 gene encoding squamosa promoter-binding protein 1 isoform X2, with translation MEAKGYEGKQTFKEKVNKETVVEEDGDDDLDDEEGGRAEMIGFADNGRKKTVAVVSVKRGSGAGAGGVSSPPCCQAEKCGADLTDAKRYHRRHKVCEFHSKAPVVIVAGQRQRFCQQCSRFHELPEFDEAKRSCRRRLAGHNERRRKGSAESSGEGSSHKGIGQQSKESQIRQGDDQRSRIQVTVPRNNFSYKHLQIR, from the exons ATGGAGGCTAAGGGTTATGAAGGCAAGCAAACTTTCAAAGAGAAGGTGAACAAGGAGACCGTGGTCGAGGAAGATGGAGATGATGACTTGGATGATGAAGAAGGAGGCCGAGCTGAAATGATAGGTTTTGCAGATAATGGGAGAAAGAAAACAGTTGCTGTTGTCTCAGTGAAAAGAGGGTCCGGTGCAGGTGCTGGTGGGGTGTCATCACCGCCATGTTGCCAGGCAGAGAAGTGTGGAGCAGATTTGACTGATGCAAAGCGGTACCATCGCCGTCATAAGGTGTGTGAGTTTCATTCAAAGGCACCCGTGGTGATTGTTGCAGGACAGCGGCAACGGTTTTGTCAGCAATGCAGCAG GTTCCATGAGCTACCCGAGTTTGATGAAGCAAAAAGAAGCTGCCGCAGACGCTTGGCCGGACATAATGAGCGGCGTCGAAAGGGTTCAGCCGAATCTAGTGGAGAAGGCTCAAGCCACAAAGGGATTGGTCAACAGTCAAAGGAAAGTCAGATTAGGCAAGGTGATGATCAAAGGAGCAGAATTCAAGTCACAGTACCCAGGAATAATTTCAGTTACAAGCATCTCCAGATAAGATAA
- the LOC122290330 gene encoding probable protein phosphatase 2C 39, translated as MHGTGAETERVTMAGKEILHKMKEKVGLGSSDPDSGKGKSKISKKITHGFHLVKGKSHHAMEDYVFAQFKQVEDDELGLFAIFDGHLSHDIPDYLRSHLFENILKEPDFWRETEKAIRRAYRITDANILEKAVDLGKGGSTAVTAILINCHKLVVANIGDSRAVICKNGVAKQLSIDHEPSMERERIEERGGFVSNFPGDVPRVDGQLAVARAFGDKSLKKHLSSEPHVKVEFIDDETEFFILASDGLWKVMSNQEAADCIRPLKDARSAAKHLTEEALNRKSTDDISCIVVRFG; from the exons ATGCACGGAACGGGGGCAGAGACTGAGAGAGTAACCATGGCCGGCAAAGAAATCCTCCACAAGATGAAG GAAAAAGTTGGGTTAGGTTCGTCAGATCCCGACTCTGGAAAAGGAAAGAGCAAGATTTCAAAGAAGATAACACATGGCTTTCACTTGGTGAAGGGAAAATCACATCATGCCATGGAAGATTATGTTTTTGCACAGTTTAAGCAAGTTGAAGACGATGAGCTTGGTCTGTTTGCAATCTTTGATGGCCATTTGAGCCATGATATTCCCGATTATCTGAGGTCTCATTtgtttgagaatattttaaaggAG CCTGACTTCTGGAGAGAAACAGAGAAAGCAATCAGGAGAGCTTATCGTATAACTGACGCCAACATTTTGGAGAAAGCAGTTGATTTGGGAAAAGGCGGTTCAACTGCAGTTACAGCAATATTGATTAATTGTCATAAGTTGGTAGTAGCGAACATTGGGGATTCTCGAGCTGTTATCTGTAAGAATGGTGTGGCCAAGCAACTATCAATTGATCATGAGCCAAGCATGGAAAGGGAGAGAATTGAGGAGAGAGGTGGTTTTGTGTCCAACTTTCCCG GGGATGTTCCACGAGTTGATGGGCAGTTGGCAGTGGCAAGGGCGTTTGGTGACAAGAGCTTGAAGAAACACCTCAGTTCAGAGCCCCATGTCAAGGTGGAGTTTATAGATGATGAAACGGAGTTTTTTATCCTAGCAAGTGATGGATTATGGAAG GTAATGTCGAACCAAGAAGCAGCAGATTGCATCAGGCCATTAAAGGATGCTCGGTCAGCAGCAAAGCACCTGACCGAAGAGGCGCTTAATAGAAAGAGCACAGATGATATTTCCTGCATAGTTGTAAGATTTGGGTGA